The Ziziphus jujuba cultivar Dongzao chromosome 1, ASM3175591v1 genome segment aggaaaaagggctTTGAGTTTTTTTCTGGAAGAACTTGAGAAAGTACTAAAAGGGTTGCTTTTGGATATAGGCAAAGGGTTTGTTTGTTTGAAATGATTTGTATGTCTGAGATTTTCCTTGCTGAAgaagagaaagttgaagaaggagAGTGGGAAAAAGAGAGATAAAGGATAGACACATAATACATAGCCAAAAGCCAAATTAGCAGAAGGGGGATATAAGAAAAAGAACATAAAGAATTATTGGGATTCATTTCTTCTCTGCTTCTGctggtaattattatttttttttcttttatttataggATTGATCTAAACttatctttctttctctgtttGCTTGATTTTCATTTTCTGCTGTTTCACGCAATTAATGGGTTCGGTTTCATCTCCCtttttgtttccaaaaataTATGCTTTTGAATTCAGAAATCAAGcaagaatcttttttttttttttaatttttaattttatttttcaaaactacATATTTTTCCTCCTTGCTTTTCATGAAATAGAGGACTCAAAATGTCCACCTAAAAAAAATGTTCTTTCATGGTTTACGCAAACTGTCTTTTCTAATAAAATTCTTGGAAAACGAAAACAAACTAGTTTCCATATGctttcttgtttctttattCCTCTTTTTGATCAAATTCATCTCTCCTCTGttcttcaaaaacaaaaaaaacaaaaaaaaaaaaattgatggtttttggttattggtttttttttgacAGGGTTATTGGCCATGTCTGCTACAGTAATCAGCGACCCAATGGTTATAACAGCACCAGAAACTCAACCATCGGCAACAAAACTCATTGCCCAGATGGAAATTCAATTCGCTGAGTGCGAGTGCTGTGGACTTACTGAGGAATGCACACCTGCTTATATAGAACGTGTCCGTGAGCGATATATGGACCATTGGATTTGTGGACTTTGCGCTGAAGCCATCAATGATGAGATCATAAGATCTGAGAGGTTGATCAGCACTGAAGAAGCAATGACAAAGCACATGAACTTCTGCAAGACATTCAAAACCTCTAGTCCTCCACCAAATCCGACAGTGCACTTGATCTCTGCCATGAGACAGATTCTTAGACGAAGTTTGGATTCTCCAAGAGCTTTGCGATCAACTCCAAGTAGTCCTAAGAAAATAGACACGGAAATTCATGGTCCAGGACTTACTAGATCTGAAAGCTGTTTTCCTACTTTGACAGGTTGATGGAAAGGTATGGAAAtggagattaaaaaataaaaaataaaaaagagagagagagagaatgaaagGTTAAAAGAGAGATTGAGAAAATCTGCAATCTCCAAATAAGTTCTTACAAAAAGTGGTTAATGATAGATGTTTAATGTAGTTGTAtctatcaaatattaaaatacagaGCTTTTCTATCTGATTAAAAGGTGTTGAACTCCCATCACTACACAAACCGCTAAGCCTCGATAGGGCCTGGGATGCACGTAAAGCATGCatattttttgcaatttgtacACTAGCACCGACACCATGTGACTCTGTTGTATCAGATTCATCTGCTGTTGAATCATATTGAAAAGTTCTGTTCCATTTTCTGaaaatctttctctcttttcttcagTTGAATTCCCAATAAAAGTTTCTCTaaaattttggtctaataacACAGCCCATAAATCATTCATGGTCAATTAAAGATTCTTCCTTGAAATTTCTTGAGAACCTAGTATTTGAGTTTTTCCCAGTTTTCTTTTGTGGGTTTGCGTTTTATTATGTAAAATGTCAAATCTTAACATGAGATTCCCCAAAACGCAAAAACGGATCATGTCACCGATATAACAATAGCTGGCTTCACTGTTTTATTGCCAAGTATGACAAATCAATGAGCTATCCAAAttgtgtataaaataatatttatcattttcaatGCATGAAtgtattttaaatcaaaatattttcagATTTCTGGtatgaaaaacaaacaaatggaGAACCAGATGGTCAGTCACAGAGGTGGAAAGATTGCCTTTTCTCTGTAGTGGGAATAAGAAATTGGAATGAGATGTGTGTCTTTtcccttatctttttttttttttttggtggggatgCAAGCAAAAATGTTTAATGTCAATGTCAAATATTATAGCAAATGAAATGATGTGTCTGACAAAACAACCTCTAAAAATATGATTTGGTGTTGGAATCTGAGTTGTTAAAGAAAAGGCTCATGAGCCTGATTGCTAAATGGAAAGGTTAGGACTCTGGCGGCTAAATTGTACTTTGTGAAGGCTTTTACTAGTTGCTTATAAGCATCAGAATCAGTGCCTGATTGCAGGGCTGAGTGTATGATTCCTGTGCCAGAACAGAAGTATCTGATGAATGAATATAATTTACATTATAAATGTGTGTCCTCCTTGGTCCTGCCTCTGGCTTCTGTTCTGCCTAGCAACGTCAGTGGTACAGGACAATAAGGTTTGGGCCCCACACCACCAATTTTCTTACCCTTTTGGTGGCTCAATTAACGCTAAAATTTTCCAATATGATGAGGTTGTGTTCTGACTTCTAAGGGAATGACAATTTTTCACCTGATCAATGAGAAACCGAGAGAATTTTCCATTTCTTTGTTTAGGGAAGAGCTCAATAGTTGTAATAAGTTTGAGCAAAGGTTGGTCCAGTTGGCATAGGATGCCACTCATTATGatacaagaaggaaaaaaataaaaaaataaaaaaatttgagattatGGATTCTAAACCACCCTCCCTCctacttaaattaaaaaattattccaattgtgaaaatataattaaaaaaatttgtctcTGATTACTTGGAGTTTTTGGTAAATCCGCTTAATAAGagtttttaccaaaaataaaaacttttcagTCTGTTAACCATCTTGAATCAAACATTGATTGGGcaagctttgaatttttaatacaattCCTTCAATTCTCTACTGGAAAATCAGGTCACAGTTTTGGGGGCTAAGAAGCTTTAATGACACATCCCAGATTTTCTTGGCAATATGATAGGAatgtttttctttaaattgtGAGCTAAATAATACAaccaaaagaataaattaaaaaatatatatatattagagcaACTAGAAAGAGTTATTTTCAACTAGAAAGTTTCGTGCATGTTACATTTTAGGGGATATGTCTTGCTGATTAATACATCCAATGTCAATGCCATATCCGTCAACTCAATTGCTTTACGCTTTGAATCCTTCATATAATAAAAGTTTTTGTGCGTGGCCTGTTTTTTTATGGCGCAAATTCCAAGAAATTAATCAGCACATACATATTAGCATGGCTTAGGAGCAAGTGAAGGTGAGAAATTAGAAGCGCTTTATGTAAAAGGAAACAACAAGCAAAAACCTATTTGAAGAAGGGTTATCCTGAAATCTCATATTAGAGAATTGCCGACTTAATTAACAAATACTTGAAAAGGTTGTCATTttctatctattttatttacaGATTTAGCTAAATAGGAGATTAGTGATAAGGCAttgactatatatgtatatttgtatgTCAATCATTTGAGAAGGTAGTTTAATTTACTCGAGAATTGATGAAGAATTGAGTCTGGAgcttcctttcctaatatatCAAATTGTTGGGTGTGCATGAGAAGGACAGAATTGAAGTGGATATTATCACCAGCTAGATTGATAAGAAATATACTGTATCTTCGGTAATTAAGTGTCATTTTCCTTGGAAAATGGTGGTTAGTTTCTAGAGAAAACATGATTCTATAATCTACCCACCAATTATAATCCTTGTTTGATGGTTTCTCCTTCAAACATTGAGTAGCTTGCTGTTTACCTAATCCTCAGAATAAGATAATATATTTCGTCTTTGTCCTTACTCAATTATTGATGGGTCTctcattaatttaaattaagatACTCGTATGCACgtttcattcttttttattttataccttAATTACTGATTACTTTATATGAAAAGAGATTATAAGTGTCCTTCTTCTTGATACTTTGGATAGAAAAGTCGAACCTTTTATTTGGCTCCAGGACCTGAGGTGGctgggataatatatataattacccctttttcttttattatttaatatgtgttttaagtttgaattcaactaaattaaaaaaaaaaaaaatttgttattatgaaaaaaataataataattttggtcCCCATCAGCATCAAACATAGAttttaaataatgaatttttagTAACTAACATATTTTTTGTGCAAAAAAATTAAGGGTATACCGAAGAACAAAATCATGCCTATCAAAAAAACAGagagattttattttgtttcaaataaataaataaaacagaaagaTTCTCATAGTGGAAATTAAAATTGCTCTCCATTATTAGGCAAAGCTGGCTACTAATTGCCAACAAAAGCCTACATCATTCTTAAATAGAGCTCTACCTCCTTTCTAGCCCAAGACTCATTTTATGGTGGATTTTGGTGTGTGAAGGCCCAAACTTAAACCCATTTGGTTTATGTGGTTGTTCagttgtaagtttttttttttttttttttttttttttttttttttttttggggttcatCGACCATTATATCTCGAGCTCAATACCTGGCAATTGTGAATGATATCCAAGGCCAACaaaagtttttttcttctttctttttgattttttttttttttaattttatcattggcggcatgcataaatattttttaattatctctGTCTTTATAAGTAAATTATATCTTTCTTAAATGAATATACAAATAACATATAATTCATACTTCCTAATTTACACGGGAAATAATTGAAAGTCAAATATCTTGAAAGTTATTAAAGGTATCTTTAAATGggcttttcaatttttcttcgtTGAAGATATTAAGTTTCTATTGGGTTCGATTAATAATATTGCATGTTCTTATGCTAGTAGAGTTGGTAATCGAGTGGTTCATGAGCTTGGTTGTCATACTTTAACATTACGGTTCGTTATATAGAATCGGATTGGCTCCATCTTTTAATTTAAGAAGGTCTAGTTCtgtttaatttcttaataaattctattcttattaaaaaaaaactaaaaaaaaagggggggggggggggggggaaggggaagggtttaaaataaatatttttttataataaagaaaatcaTTCAACataaagaatgaaattttaaaaagttcttatgtttttgtttttatttttataatttttttgtcaaattttttttacaattattaataaataaaataggtgCCAATAggcattataaaattaataataaaaaatataatagcagcttgtaaatttattctaatattaaattaaattatataatatttaatatataaaatattaggaTTCTCTATGTTTAGAtagctaaatttatttttattctaaaatgtaAAAACAAAGAGTGAAATTGAAACATGCTTCTAAAAGTTTggcttttcaaaattaattatatatatatatatatatatatatatatatatatgagatggATTAAAAACCTTTTGAAAGTGCGCTAACGGAGATTATATtgttggagaagaagaaaatgctTCTTGATCTCATTCTTCCCTTCAGTGTCACGTAGAGTAGAAAGCTCCATGGCACGTGCCAGATGAGTGAAACTGGACAAGGTTTGAACAACTAGGTCATGTTTGTTTTACGGGATGGACTCAATCCTAACCCGATGTTTGGTGATGCTTTTTGTAAATGGGACACATTAGTCCGAGATCTAAAGAGGGGAGCTAGGATGGCTGGGACAAATCTGACCCACCACATCTCTTGGGTCACGGCCGGACACAAAGTATCGAGCTTCTCTCACCAACCGAGGGATCGTCGTCAACTACGAAGGCGAAAGAAAACAATTCTTGGCCGAAGAGATTTCGTCCATGGTGTTGATAAAGATGAGAGAAGGCGCCGAGGCTTTTTTGGGCTACTCAGTGAACAACGCCGTGATCTCGATGGTGAGGATTTCGATAATCGGATGGTTAACCATTTTGTTGCAGAGTTTAGAAGGAAGCACAAGAAGGATATCAGTGGGAATGCCACAGCTCAGAGAAGGTTGAGGACGGCTTGTGAGGGGGCCAAGAGGACCATCTCTCCACGACACAAACTACAATAGAGATCTATTCTCTGTATGAAGGAATCGATTTCTATGCGACGATTACCAGAGCCAATGGTATTCTGAACGTGATCGCGGAGGACAAGACAGccggaatgaagaacaagatcaCCATCACCAACGATAAAGGAACGCTGAGCATTTGGAATTGAAAATGACTTGGGGTTCTAAAAAACCAATTCACCGTTTGCCAGATATTTTAAAGGCAGCTCCTTTCTTGAAGACTTTCTCATTCCAGGTTAGTGCCAATTTACAAACAttttcctatttatttatttttataagtattatgAAGAAGTTCTTGCCAAGAAATATTGCAACATTGCCCATTTAGTTCTCTTGTTGCTAACTTTTAATAAACCTCTGTTTTAAGTGAATTTATATATCTTATATTATGAGAAAAAATTGTTAGTGAATCTGTTATGTTTATGGCAGGACTACAAATTAGGATGACCTGCTGAAGGACATCCCGCCAAAGATGATGCAAAAGGGGtattaattagttatatatttttaattataagatataaataaataaataaataaatatatatatatatatatatatatatatatatatatatatatatatatatatatatatatatgtatgtatgtatgtatatttatattatggtTTTGACAGTGGTTGCATATACATTTCCTTAAGAAAGTGAAGGTGAATCTGAACCATTCATGTCAATACCTCAAGGAGGTGACGCTGGATATGTTTGCTGGGTGCCAATATTGAGTtgagtttttgttgtatttgctgGAGATGCTGTGTCTGTGGAGAAAATAATCATTTGGCTTATGCCTTCAAGCACTtggggagagagaaaattttggagCCACTATGAagataaatttgaaaaactctgCATTGGATGTGCCCAGCTATTGAAAAACGAAATACTCCAAATGCATCATATTGTAGATGTGATTATTGAGAAAGCTAATATGATTGAAATTTTCTCagtcaagccaaaaaaaatacatgttgAAGAGGCTGCTAATGACGAAGAAGGGCAAAAGGAGGCTGACCATGCCGAAGAGGATAAAGAGGCTGAAGGAGAAGAAGTCTGCCTGGAAACTGAGCCCGGAGGACAAGCAGAGATCGAGAAGGCGGTGGACGAGGCGATCAAGTGGTTGGACAGGAACCAGTTGACAAAGGTTGACGAGCTGGAGGACAAACTTAAGGAGTTGGAGGGAAGCTGTAATCCCATAATTGCGAAGATGTATCAAGGCGGCGGTGGAGACATGCCCGCCGGAGGTGGCTATGGTGGTGGGTCCACCTGATCTTCTGGACCCGACCCCAAGATTGAAGAAGTTGATTAAGGGGTTAGACCTTTTGGGCGGTTGGGTTCGGGTTTTGTGAGATGCCATGGATCATGTTTTTGTTCATTGTTTTGTGAAGAAGAAAGGTGCTTTTGCtcctgatttttttattttagaaatatttatttcaaataattacaAGTCCAATCCAGTTAAAACCGCACCAAATCTAAAACAGGACTCTATTTTTCCTGTTCTATCATGTTCTGTCTAATTCAATCCGGACCTATTTTGAATACCAAATGCACCCTTAGTACCAACTTTGTGACCAAATTTCCTAAAGTGCCGAAACGCGCGCGAGAGAGGAGACCGTTATTATttgcaaaacaacaaaaaaataaaaataaaaaataaaaaataaaaagagaagacCGTTATTTCGGTGGGATCCACCAAGGTAATTCGGGTAGGTCCATGTAAAGGTGTGGGATTCGTATAAGGAGAGCTCCAAGAAAACAGTTGATCATTCCAATGCCAAAAGATTCGTTAAAGTTTTTTGTTACACAATTATAGCCCAAAACATCCTTATCATTAATTAATCCCCCATTCGTTAAAAATTTTTTGTTCcccatttccctt includes the following:
- the LOC107435409 gene encoding heat shock 70 kDa protein-like; protein product: MTWGSKKPIHRLPDILKAAPFLKTFSFQLLKNEILQMHHIVDVIIEKANMIEIFSVKPKKIHVEEAANDEEGQKEADHAEEDKEAEGEEVCLETEPGGQAEIEKAVDEAIKWLDRNQLTKVDELEDKLKELEGSCNPIIAKMYQGGGGDMPAGGGYGGGST
- the LOC107435416 gene encoding uncharacterized protein LOC107435416; translated protein: MSATVISDPMVITAPETQPSATKLIAQMEIQFAECECCGLTEECTPAYIERVRERYMDHWICGLCAEAINDEIIRSERLISTEEAMTKHMNFCKTFKTSSPPPNPTVHLISAMRQILRRSLDSPRALRSTPSSPKKIDTEIHGPGLTRSESCFPTLTG